The Hippocampus zosterae strain Florida chromosome 20, ASM2543408v3, whole genome shotgun sequence genome contains a region encoding:
- the LOC127592877 gene encoding uncharacterized protein LOC127592877, which yields MERAEDDIAVVGIGCNFPGGEGLENFWKVLVSGQNCSMPIPKERFDLSAWYDPDDNKAGKSRTATAALIDGFNQFDHKFFGISDSEVEQMDPQQKQLLQCVYRALENAGIPMEKASGTRTGVYFGLMNRDYETNAAHVHPSIINHWTGAGLAMSIAANRVSYIFNFTGPSLAIDCACSSSLVALHLACQAIKQGDCGMAVCGGVNCITEPRVFVALSKAKMISPDGTCKPFSNKANGYGRGEGCGVVLLKPLTKALQDQDHIWGIISKTVVNQDGRSVSPITKPSMTQQEELLRMIYTECDLANVQYIEAHGTGTPIGDATETMSLSNVIAKIRALDGQTLRIGSVKSNIGHTESAAGVAGLIKVLLMMKHGTIVPSVFFSEKTASVDFKALNMQVPTEVEKWEASGERVAGINNFGFGGTNAHAIVTQHTQSHRMNKKENRRIKYFVMSANSPKSLTLTLEDTIKRLDTDIDLDHLLYTAACRRSHLKHKYRRACVVSSITDLKEKLQAAVNKNTTSPSLQDPKLVFVFCGNGLTYHGMGKQLLRYETVFRDKIEQISRAYQQLSSLNILDTLESESEPSDYNAVDVVQPLLFALQVGIATLLEHWGVKADAMLGHSVGEVAAAHCSGLLALEDALKVIYFRSVLQGEVTGGKMLVISNMAVSEVTALLPQYSGRVCLAAFNSPQSCTLSGDADAIQRLQAKLSSTANSENLFIRVLEVPAAYHSHMMDPILPKIRKAIGCLVGNELSAQLFSTVTGEEAQMGDFCSGDYWARNVREPVAFDPAVRSASQGKKSAVFVEIGPRRALQRNIMETLGNDTAVIASLQPDKEHETLASVVSKLFELGVHIDWNSFYAGYEAPPLPFPRYQFDSSDRDVIIKGAQKSTGSNHPVLCVRGNESNTFSCDLMSDSTFYLKEHKHNKVPIIPGAFYAELGLAAFMACAKPKVPLNSLQLNVNFHSPFVITPNPLEMKVQLDQKENEAIFTVFSSSATYASGAVVLKKDRPVEEQRIDLKSIYKRCTSVVTYQEFYGYLAQGGFQYGEVFTNKANVHYGEDLKEAFALVTVPEALRSQLHDYYVHPVLLDFLMQLLPVTVEHIFAGRPGFPAKIGSLTVLEPLQEEMTVYLRATDVGEDHFEVCGCYADRHGRTLVEVKHVLIKYLGSRSHVVDEYFYHNEFSVMSEGITNEPPPMALVFSDNIGIAKALQPYLDSRSCYISITHAKDILSHGFPYLLAKLNVTDIKETFAEVLFIWGKENLNSFTPDDILQNLSSCCESFRQVVLELKQIHFPNSIRAVTYCSSELTVDHINPGFAIVGMTRSLAAEIAELSFQLVDISSSCAKDIAALSEVLRAYPCSKYPELVVRDGVILKPSIARTPLELTDKSEETFESNTSEPCIFQTADAFKMSRLSAVPVHADAGPMSDTSVEISPTKLCVHSSEYFPVSASHLNFGQTLYWNKHSSQNHKLLMLDFSGIVTKVGKDVRKLKVGDSVASCYPVGAASRVRVPQDVCYTTKQLPFLQTTPCVSFFVLAREILCRVLPKAKHLLGIISPILDSVLVKVLTIASQKAGWNVIVGTHGSFKDAILIDALIILPPYNKSLIAEVYNFPGVKNVVLVQGSQTQHLLVQDDLQNVKESVHVQKIDIPVLLQKGSLSARRLGVYHWLKSFNLSKKFSLESFTFQSSTGDKIQSLSSEKPESYFHAKKLAVVTLEKGQTTATSNIPLLCSKKQLFRKRSVYIIVGGLTGLGFETVKFISQKGGEVVITLSRSKPSAEVQQEIQNIMKQCGNKVVSMQCDIAVYEQVHKVIRDIQLKFQGYPIRGVFHSAVVLHDALIESLDRSIYEEVLKPKVNGVLNLHKATLSCQLDYFVCYSSISAFLGNASQTNYAAANTFLDLFCQYRRKLGLPAQSINWGALNLGLLLNKESFHRFLEAKGIMVLMVAEIHKSLEQCLLLNRPQQAICRFHFRNIRFNILSQNVALTMRLSALVEQALQKSRELNSQSNNTEEVPARDYVISLFSKTVGMDVSELKDDTPLLSLGTDSMQAMTLQNLIYQDRGVNVPLVKLLDPNATLATVVAILNEGHDCGTHDHNTFSSDNTSTTTRF from the exons ATGGAGCGGGCTGAAGACGACATCGCCGTGGTGGGCATCGGCTGCAACTTTCCAGGCG GAGAGGGTCTGGAAAACTTCTGGAAGGTTCTGGTGAGTGGCCAGAATTGTTCTATGCCGATTCCCAAGGAGCGGTTCGACTTATCCGCTTGGTATGACCCCGACGACAACAAGGCGGGCAAATCCCGCACAGCCACCGCCGCCCTCATTGACGG TTTCAACCAGTTTGATCACAAATTCTTTGGCATCAGCGACAGTGAGGTCGAACAAATGGACCCTCAGCAGAAGCAGCTGCTTCAATGCGTCTACAGAGCTCTGGAAAATGCTGGCATACCTATGGAAAAGGCTAGCGGGACCAGAACTGGAGTGTATTTtg GACTCATGAACCGAGACTATGAAACCAACGCGGCACACGTTCATCCCAGCATCATCAATCACTGGACCGGGGCAGGGTTGGCCATGAGTATCGCCGCTAACAGAGTGTCATATATCTTCAACTTCACCGGGCCGTCGTTAGCCATCGACTGCGCATGTTCGTCATCCCTGGTCGCGCTCCATCTCGCGTGCCAGGCCATCAAACAAG GGGACTGTGGCATGGCGGTGTGTGGCGGCGTCAACTGCATCACCGAGCCCAGAGTCTTTGTGGCCCTCAGCAAGGCCAAGATGATTTCCCCGGACGGGACCTGCAAGCCTTTCTCTAACAAGGCCAACGGTTACGGCCGAGGCGAAGGATGTGGTGTGGTTCTCCTTAAACCACTGACAAAG GCCTTACAAGACCAGGATCACATCTGGGGGATCATCAGCAAGACCGTCGTCAACCAAGACGGACGCTCCGTGTCACCCATCACCAAGCCCTCCATGACTCAGCAGGAGGAGCTTCTGCGGATGATCTACACTGAGTGTGACCTTGCTAATGTCCAGTACATCGAGGCTCACGGCACCGGAACACCAATCGGTGACGCAACGGAGACGATGAGCCTCTCGAACGTCATTGCTAAAATCAGGGCTTTGGATGGACAGACTCTGCGGATCGGCTCGGTCAAGAGCAATATCGGACACACGGAATCTGCCGCTGGAGTGGCCGGACTTATCAAGGTGCTTCTTATGATGAAGCATGGGACCATTGTTCCTTCGGTTTTCTTCTCGGAGAAGACGGCCAGCGTAGACTTCAAGGCTCTGAACATGCAAGTTCCTACAGAAGTGGAAAAATGGGAAGCAAGTGGTGAGCGGGTTGCAGGTATCAACAATTTTGGCTTTGGGGGTACAAACGCCCATGCTATTGTCACCCAGCACACGCAGTCGCATAGAATGAACAAGAAGGAGAACAGGAGgatcaaatattttgtcatgtCAGCAAATTCCCCAAAATCTCTCACGCTCACGCTAGAAGACACCATTAAACGTCTGGACACCGACATTGATCTTGATCACCTTTTGTACACAGCGGCATGCAGGAGGAGCCACCTCAAACACAAATACagacgggcctgcgtggtttcaTCCATAACTGACCTCAAAGAGAAACTCCAGGCTGctgtgaacaaaaacacaacaagccCATCACTCCAAGATCCAAAGTTAGTGTTTGTCTTCTGCGGTAATGGTCTCACTTACCACGGCATGGGCAAGCAGTTGCTCCGATACGAGACAGTCTTCAGAGACAAAATTGAGCAGATTTCCCGAGCCTACCAGCAGCTGAGCAGCCTCAACATCCTGGACACGCttgagagcgagagcgagccGAGTGATTACAATGCTGTGGACGTGGTCCAGCCTCTCCTCTTTGCCCTGCAAGTGGGCATCGCCACCTTGCTTGAGCACTGGGGTGTCAAAGCCGACGCCATGCTGGGACACTCTGTTGGCGAGGTGGCAGCGGCTCACTGCTCGGGCCTCCTGGCCCTAGAGGATGCCCTCAAAGTCATCTACTTCCGCAGCGTTCTCCAGGGTGAAGTGACAGGGGGGAAGATGCTGGTAATCAGCAACATGGCCGTATCAGAGgtcactgctcttctccctcaaTACTCCGGAAGAGTTTGCCTTGCTGCTTTTAATAGCCCACAGTCATGCACTCTCTCAGGGGATGCCGACGCAATCCAGAGGCTTCAGGCTAAGCTGAGCAGCACAGCTAACAGCGAGAACCTCTTCATCCGTGTTCTCGAGGTCCCCGCTGCTTACCACAGCCATATGATGGATCCGATTCTGCCAAAAATCAGAAAGGCGATTGGCTGCTTGGTGGGGAACGAACTCAGTGCCCAGTTATTCTCAACCGTGACTGGTGAGGAGGCACAGATGGGAGATTTTTGCTCAGGTGATTACTGGGCCAGAAATGTGCGTGAGCCCGTCGCTTTCGATCCGGCAGTCAGATCAGCcagtcaggggaaaaaaagcgcaGTCTTTGTGGAAATAGGTCCAAGACGAGCCCTCCAGAGGAACATCATGGAAACTCTAGGAAATGACACAGCTGTCATAGCCTCGCTGCAGCCAGATAAAGAGCACGAGACACTCGCGTCTGTCGTTTCAAAGCTCTTTGAGCTTGGTGTACACATAGACTGGAACAGCTTTTACGCAGGCTATGAGGCGCCACCGCTGCCTTTCCCGAGATACCAGTTTGATTCCTCAGACAGGGATGTCATCATCAAAGGGGCTCAAAAAAGCACAGGAAGTAATCACCCTGTTCTCTGTGTCAGAGGCAATGAGAGCAACACTTTCAGCTGCGACTTGATGTCTGACTCCACCTTCTacctgaaagagcacaaacacaacaaagtacCCATCATCCCCGGGGCCTTCTATGCCGAGTTGGGTTTGGCCGCATTCATGGCCTGCGCCAAACCAAAAGTCCCTCTCAACTCACTGCAGCTGAATGTCAATTTTCACAGCCCATTTGTCATAACCCCAAACCCCCTAGAGATGAAGGTGCAGCTGGATCAAAAGGAGAATGAAGCTATTTTCACTGTGTTTTCCTCATCAGCCACATACGCATCAGGCGCGGTTGTCTTAAAGAAAGATCGACCAGTCGAAGAGCAGCGCATTGACCTGAAAAGCATCTATAAAAGATGCACATCTGTCGTGACCTATCAGGAATTTTACGGTTACCTTGCCCAAGGAGGCTTTCAATATGGAGAGGTTTTCACAAATAAGGCGAATGTACACTACGGGGAAGATCTGAAAGAGGCTTTTGCCTTGGTCACAGTTCCTGAGGCACTACGGTCTCAGCTGCACGACTACTATGTTCATCCGGTATTGCTGGACTTCCTTATGCAGCTCCTCCCAGTCACAGTAGAGCATATTTTTGCTGGTAGGCCAGGATTCCCTGCCAAGATTGGAAGTTTGACCGTGTTAGAACCCTTACAAGAGGAGATGACAGTCTACCTGAGGGCAACCGATGTCGGGGAAGACCATTTTGAGGTCTGCGGATGCTATGCTGATCGGCATGGTCGGACCTTGGTTGAGGTTAAGCATGTGTTGATCAAATACCTTGGCAGTCGCTCTCATGTTGTTGACGAATACTTCTACCACAATGAATTCAGTGTGATGTCCGAGGGGATTACTAATGAGCCACCTCCAATGGCCTTGGTCTTCTCTGACAACATAGGAATCGCAAAAGCCCTACAGCCCTACTTGGACTCGCGCTCTTGCTACATTTCGATCACACATGCAAAAGATATCTTGAGCCATGGATTTCCATATCTCTTGGCAAAACTCAATGTAACAGACATTAAAGAGACATTTGCTGAGGTCTTGTTCATTTGGGGCAAAGAAAACCTAAACTCGTTCACACCTGATGATATCCTGCAGAATCTATCAAGTTGCTGTGAAAGTTTCCGCCAGGTGGTCCTCGAGCTCAAGCAAATCCACTTCCCCAACTCCATCCGAGCAGTAACTTACTGTTCATCCGAGCTCACAGTTGATCATATCAATCCAGGCTTTGCCATTGTAGGCATGACAAGGTCCCTTGCCGCAGAAATAGCAGAGCTCTCATTCCAATTGGTTGACATAAGCTCCAGCTGTGCAAAGGACATTGCGGCTCTGTCCGAGGTCCTCAGAGCTTATCCTTGCAGCAAATACCCAGAACTGGTGGTCAGAGACGGGGTGATTTTAAAACCCTCCATTGCACGTACCCCACTTGAACTGACTGACAAATCTGAAGAAACTTTTGAGTCCAACACTTCTGAACCTTGCATCTTTCAGACTGCGGACGCTTTTAAAATGAGTCGCTTGAGTGCCGTTCCTGTCCATGCTGACGCGGGACCAATGAGTGATACGTCAGTTGAAATTTCCCCCACGAAATTGTGTGTCCATTCATCAGAGTATTTCCCTGTCAGTGCCTCACATCTGAACTTTGGCCAGACTCTGTACTGGAACAAACACTCTTCACAGAACCACAAGCTCCTCATGCTTGACTTCAGTGGAATCGTTACCAAGGTTGGAAAGGATGTCAGGAAATTAAAAGTGGGAGATTCTGTGGCTTCCTGTTACCCTGTGGGAGCAGCCAGTCGGGTCAGAGTTCCACAGGATGTGTGTTACACAACCAAACAACTTCCCTTCCTTCAAACAACGCCTTGTGTATCCTTCTTTGTACTGGCGAGGGAAATCCTTTGTCGGGTCTTGCCAAAAGCCAAGCATCTTCTCGGCATCATATCTCCTATTCTTGATTCCGTTCTGGTCAAGGTTTTGACAATTGCCTCTCAAAAGGCTGGTTGGAACGTGATTGTTGGAACCCACGGCTCATTTAAAGATGCCATTCTAATTGATGCATTGATCATCCTGCCTCCATACAACAAAAGTTTGATTGCAGAAGTCTACAACTTTCCTGGTGTCAAGAATGTTGTCCTTGTTCAAGGATCTCAGACACAGCACTTGCTTGTCCAGGATGACCTCCAGAATGTAAAAGAAAGTGTCCATGTGCAAAAAATCGATATTCCGGTTCTTTTGCAAAAAGGATCCCTGAGTGCTCGAAGGCTAGGTGTTTATCACTGGCTTAAGTCCTTCAATCTGAGCAAAAAGTTTTCCCTCGAAAGCTTCACCTTTCAGTCCAGCACAGGTGACAAAATCCAAAGCCTTTCCTCAGAGAAGCCAGAATCTTACTTCCATGCAAAAAAATTGGCTGTTGTGACCCTGGAAAAAGGTCAGACGACCGCGACATCAAACATTCCACTTCTGTGCTCAAAAAAGCAGCTTTTCCGAAAGAGATCAGTGTACATTATAGTAGGTGGTCTGACCGGACTGGGCTTCGAAACAGTGAAGTTCATCTCACAAAAGGGTGGCGAGGTTGTCATCACCCTCTCGAGGAGCAAGCCCTCGGCGGAAGTGCAGCAGGAGATCCAAAACATAATGAAGCAGTGTGGGAACAAAGTTGTCAGCATGCAATGTGACATTGCAGTGTATGAGCAAGTGCACAAGGTCATCCGCGACATTCAGCTTAAGTTCCAAGGTTATCCGATCAGAGGTGTGTTCCACAGTGCCGTTGTCCTGCATGACGCGCTGATCGAGTCCCTTGACAGATCCATCTATGAAGAAGTTCTAAAGCCAAAAGTCAACGGCGTGCTCAACTTGCACAAGGCGACACTGAGCTGCCAGTtagattattttgtttgttattcCTCCATATCAGCCTTTCTGGGAAACGCGTCACAAACAAACTATGCAGCAGCAAACACGTTCCTGGACTTATTCTGTCAGTACAGGCGCAAGCTCGGCCTGCCAGCGCAGTCAATCAACTGGGGAGCTCTGAACTTGGGACTCCTCTTGAACAAAGAGTCGTTCCATCGCTTCCTGGAGGCCAAGGGCATAATGGTGCTGATGGTGGCTGAGATCCACAAAAGTCTGGAGCAATGCTTGCTGCTCAACCGACCGCAGCAAGCTATTTGCCGCTTTCACTTTCGGAACATCCGCTTTAACATCCTCTCACAAAACGTTGCTCTGACCATGCGGCTGTCAGCGCTGGTGGAGCAAGCCCTCCAAAAGTCCAGAGAGTTGAATtctcaaagcaataacactGAGGAAGTGCCGGCAAGAGATTACGTCATCTCGCTGTTCAGCAAAACCGTTGGCATGGACGTCAGCGAATTGAAAGATGACACGCCGCTTTTGTCTCTCGGCACGGACTCCATGCAGGCCATGACGCTGCAAAACCTCATCTACCAGGACCGAGGCGTCAATGTGCCACTGGTCAAACTATTGGATCCCAATGCCACACTAGCCACTGTGGTGGCCATCCTGAATGAGGGGCATGACTGTGGAACTCATGACCACAACACTTTTTCATCTGATAATACCAGCACTACAACAAGATTTTGA
- the rdh12l gene encoding retinol dehydrogenase 12, like has product MQSIRNLFRAPWASDVRLEGKTVLITGANTGIGKEAAADLATRGARVIMACRDMEKAQVAIQEVKDRSLNENVVCMKLDLADTKSIREFAQAINEGESKLNILINNAGVMVCPYSKTVDGFEMQIGVNHMGHFLLTYLLLDLLKRSSPARIVTVSSMAHSWGSINLDDINSEHAYDKNKAYAQSKLANVLFTRSLAKRLQGTGVTAYSLHPGVVQTDLWRHLNGPQRFVMKMVSPFTKTSAQGARTTIYCAVEPALDQESGGYYSDCAAANCSAAGKDDELAQKLWELSCRMLNITWE; this is encoded by the exons ATGCAGTCTATAAG GAACCTCTTCCGCGCTCCTTGGGCCAGCGACGTCAGGCTCGAGGGCAAAACTGTGCTCATTACAGGGGCCAACACTGGCATCGGCAAGGAGGCGGCGGCCGACCTGGCCACCAGAG GGGCCAGGGTGATCATGGCATGCAGGGACATGGAGAAAGCTCAGGTGGCCATCCAAGAGGTTAAGGACCGGTCCCTTAATGAAAACGTGGTGTGCATGAAACTTGACCTAGCTGACACCAAATCTATCCGAGAGTTTGCGCAGGCCATCAATGAAG gGGAGTCCAAACTGAACATCCTAATCAACAATGCTGGTGTGATGGTGTGTCCATACAGCAAAACTGTCGATGGCTTTGAGATGCAGATTGGAGTCAATCACATgg GTCACTTCCTGCTGACGTACCTCCTGCTGGATCTCCTGAAGCGTTCATCTCCCGCCCGCATTGTGACGGTGTCCTCCATGGCTCACTCTTGGGGCTCCATAAACTTGGACGACATCAACAGCGAGCACGCCTACGACAAGAACAAAGCATACGCGCAGAGCAAGCTGGCCAACGTCCTCTTCACGCGCTCCCTCGCCAAACGCTTGCAAG GCACAGGCGTGACGGCATACTCTCTTCACCCGGGCGTGGTCCAGACGGACCTGTGGCGCCACCTGAACGGGCCTCAGCGCTTCGTGATGAAGATGGTCAGCCCCTTCACCAAGACGTCGGCGCAGGGCGCACGCACCACTATCTACTGCGCCGTGGAACCCGCGCTGGACCAGGAGAGCGGCGGATATTACAG TGACTGCGCCGCCGCCAACTGCTCGGCGGCAGGCAAGGATGACGAGCTGGCGCAGAAGTTGTGGGAGCTCAGCTGTCGGATGCTCAACATCACGTGGGAATGA